One genomic window of uncultured Campylobacter sp. includes the following:
- a CDS encoding ecotin family protein, translating into MRKILLFIAAFALPLALFAGESAAKTEENIFELPISKMPPDYFKYEVVFFKEMQIDCNFAFLLGGKLEEKEDARGIYYEFIGGDELAQTMVLCKDGKKNRRVYYEFTQILPGVSPIKIITPQGVGAEIRVYERVKTIESKKLKRKNK; encoded by the coding sequence ATGAGGAAAATTTTGCTTTTTATCGCGGCTTTCGCGCTGCCGCTTGCGCTTTTTGCAGGCGAAAGTGCGGCAAAAACCGAGGAAAATATTTTCGAGCTACCTATCTCAAAGATGCCGCCTGATTATTTTAAATACGAAGTCGTGTTTTTTAAAGAGATGCAAATCGACTGCAACTTCGCCTTTTTGCTCGGCGGAAAGCTCGAGGAAAAAGAGGACGCGCGCGGGATTTATTACGAATTTATCGGCGGCGACGAGCTAGCGCAAACGATGGTGCTCTGCAAGGACGGAAAGAAAAATAGGCGAGTTTATTATGAGTTCACTCAAATTTTACCGGGCGTTAGCCCTATTAAAATCATAACTCCGCAAGGCGTAGGCGCGGAAATAAGAGTGTATGAACGCGTAAAAACGATAGAATCAAAAAAACTAAAAAGGAAAAATAAATGA
- a CDS encoding UDP-glucose/GDP-mannose dehydrogenase family protein — translation MRIAVVGTGYVGLVSGACLAKMGNDVICVDVDEAKINALNSGVIPIYEPGLSEIVAECRANGALKFSVDIKEALAHASVLFIAVGTPMGADGQADLRYVLEVAKSIGQNLTSPLIVVDKSTVPVGTAQKVTEVIASELKKRNLDVKFEVVSNPEFLKEGAAVEDFLKPDRVVVGASSEWGQSVMRELYAPFMKNHDRFIAMDVKSAEMTKYAANAMLATKISFINEIAGICERVGADVNLVRKGIGSDSRIGYSFIYPGCGYGGSCFPKDVEALIYTARQNGFEPKVLSAVEARNAAQKTVLFEKISAFFGGNLSGKTVAIWGLAFKPNTDDMREASSLVLIKALENAGANVVAYDPKAANEAKKYLPNSNLKFAPNKYDALNGADALALVTEWSEFRSPDFMEMKQRLKNAVIFDGRNQYDAKNLANLGFKYFQIGVKS, via the coding sequence GTGAGGATCGCAGTCGTAGGCACGGGCTACGTGGGGCTAGTTAGCGGCGCGTGCCTAGCTAAAATGGGCAACGACGTCATATGCGTGGACGTGGACGAAGCTAAGATAAACGCCCTAAATAGCGGCGTCATACCGATCTATGAGCCCGGACTTTCTGAAATCGTGGCCGAGTGCAGGGCAAACGGCGCGCTCAAATTTAGCGTCGATATAAAAGAAGCCTTGGCGCATGCTAGCGTGCTATTTATCGCGGTGGGTACGCCTATGGGCGCGGACGGACAGGCCGATCTGCGCTACGTGCTAGAAGTCGCAAAAAGCATCGGGCAAAATTTAACATCGCCGCTAATCGTCGTGGATAAATCAACCGTCCCAGTGGGTACGGCGCAAAAGGTAACCGAAGTGATCGCTAGCGAGCTAAAAAAGAGAAACCTGGACGTCAAATTTGAAGTCGTCTCCAACCCCGAGTTTTTAAAAGAGGGCGCGGCGGTCGAGGACTTTTTAAAGCCCGATCGCGTCGTAGTGGGCGCTAGCAGCGAGTGGGGACAAAGCGTCATGCGCGAGCTTTATGCGCCCTTTATGAAAAATCACGACCGCTTTATCGCTATGGACGTGAAGTCTGCCGAGATGACCAAATACGCCGCAAACGCGATGCTAGCGACTAAAATCAGCTTTATAAACGAGATCGCGGGCATCTGCGAGCGCGTGGGAGCGGACGTAAATTTGGTGCGAAAAGGCATCGGCAGCGACTCTCGCATCGGTTATAGCTTCATATATCCGGGCTGCGGATACGGCGGTAGCTGCTTTCCAAAAGACGTCGAGGCGCTCATCTACACCGCTAGGCAAAACGGCTTTGAGCCGAAGGTTTTAAGTGCGGTGGAGGCCAGAAACGCGGCGCAAAAAACGGTGCTTTTTGAAAAAATTTCGGCATTTTTCGGCGGAAATTTGAGCGGCAAAACGGTGGCGATTTGGGGGCTAGCGTTTAAACCAAACACAGACGATATGCGCGAGGCTAGCTCGCTAGTGCTCATAAAAGCGCTAGAAAACGCGGGCGCAAACGTCGTCGCCTACGATCCAAAAGCCGCAAATGAAGCCAAAAAATATCTACCTAACTCAAATTTAAAATTCGCCCCAAACAAATACGACGCACTAAACGGCGCCGACGCGCTCGCGCTCGTGACCGAGTGGAGCGAGTTTAGGTCGCCTGATTTTATGGAGATGAAACAGCGGCTAAAAAACGCCGTGATCTTTGACGGTCGCAATCAATACGACGCCAAAAATCTGGCAAATTTAGGCTTTAAGTATTTCCAAATAGGAGTGAAATCATGA
- the galE gene encoding UDP-glucose 4-epimerase GalE: MKILITGGAGYIGSHVLKALLKQGGHEITVVDNLCKGTTKALDALEKIGKFKFVKANLEDDLTQIFAEGKFDAIIHFAAFIEVFESTQEPLKYYLNNTANVAKILTYCKEYGVNKFIFSSTAAVYGEPEFGEVDEQTAANPINPYGRSKLMSEWIIKDYAASNEKFKFAILRYFNVAGADEEGLIGQNYPNATHLIKVATQTALGKRESMGIFGSDYPTADGTCVRDYIHVSDLADAHLSALEYLNEHEKSETFNVGYGRGFSVKEVIETAKKVSGIDFKVISAPRREGDPARLIAKPGKIRKLTNWRPRREDLALIIKTALEWEKRL; encoded by the coding sequence ATGAAAATTTTAATAACAGGCGGAGCCGGCTACATCGGCTCTCACGTGCTAAAGGCGCTTTTAAAACAAGGCGGTCACGAGATAACGGTCGTGGATAATCTCTGCAAAGGCACGACAAAAGCGCTTGACGCGCTTGAAAAAATCGGAAAATTTAAGTTCGTAAAGGCAAATTTGGAAGATGATTTGACGCAAATTTTCGCCGAGGGCAAATTTGACGCAATTATCCATTTTGCCGCATTTATCGAGGTTTTTGAAAGCACTCAGGAGCCGCTAAAATACTATCTAAACAACACCGCAAACGTAGCTAAAATTTTAACCTATTGCAAAGAATACGGCGTAAATAAATTTATATTTAGCTCCACTGCTGCCGTTTACGGCGAGCCAGAATTCGGCGAGGTCGACGAACAAACCGCTGCAAATCCGATAAATCCGTACGGCCGAAGCAAGCTAATGAGCGAGTGGATCATCAAAGACTACGCCGCTTCAAATGAAAAATTCAAATTTGCGATTTTGCGGTACTTTAACGTCGCGGGTGCCGACGAGGAGGGGCTCATCGGGCAAAACTATCCAAACGCCACGCACTTAATCAAAGTCGCGACGCAGACGGCTCTAGGCAAACGCGAAAGCATGGGAATTTTCGGTAGCGACTATCCGACCGCAGACGGCACCTGCGTGAGGGACTACATCCACGTGAGCGACCTAGCAGACGCGCATCTAAGCGCGCTGGAATACCTAAACGAGCATGAAAAAAGTGAGACCTTTAACGTCGGCTACGGACGCGGCTTTAGCGTAAAAGAGGTTATAGAAACGGCTAAAAAAGTAAGCGGGATTGATTTTAAAGTAATTAGCGCGCCTCGCAGAGAGGGCGACCCCGCACGCCTCATCGCGAAGCCGGGAAAGATAAGAAAATTAACCAACTGGCGGCCTAGGAGAGAGGATCTCGCGCTAATCATAAAAACCGCGCTTGAGTGGGAGAAAAGGCTGTGA
- a CDS encoding helix-turn-helix transcriptional regulator, whose translation MLNLPEITTDEENEQFFDTVASNVKRMRQERNLSQLETALSIGQASGGFYANMENNAHGKHFNLLHLFKLSKLFNCNINEFFKEISEWDGGE comes from the coding sequence GTGTTAAATTTACCTGAGATAACGACAGACGAGGAAAATGAGCAGTTTTTTGATACCGTGGCTTCAAATGTGAAAAGAATGAGACAGGAGAGAAATCTAAGCCAGCTCGAGACGGCTCTAAGTATCGGGCAGGCCTCGGGCGGATTTTACGCAAATATGGAAAATAACGCCCACGGCAAGCACTTTAATCTACTTCACCTTTTTAAGCTCTCAAAACTTTTTAACTGCAATATAAACGAATTTTTTAAGGAAATTTCTGAGTGGGACGGCGGCGAGTAG